A stretch of DNA from Mycolicibacterium celeriflavum:
CCGCACGTCGTGATCGCCGTCGTCGGTTTCCACCCGAAGCCGCACGCCGTAGCGGTCCAGCCCCAGAGGCCGAACGCGGCCGCGGCGCAACGACATCGGCAGCCGACTGGCCAGCCGCTCGACAACGTCGCGGTGTGCCGACTCCATGTGCTGCAGCCAACACGACTCCATCGCGCAGAACGGGTCCGGTCGCGCGTCAAGCAGCGTGCTCACGCCGACCGATTCCGCGCCGGTGGAGTCCGCCACGACCACCGAGTCGATCTCGAGGCGCAGCAGTGCGTAGCCGCGATCGCCGTCGGACGGGCCGGAGTTCACCTGCAGCAGGGCCGGGTTGGGGTCCTCGGAGGCGACCAGATCGAGCAGCGTGGGCACCTCGCCCGCCGGCACGTCGTGCAGGCGCCCGCGGATCCACACCAGGGACCGCACCGGCTCGCGCAGCGGCAGCGGCGCATAGTCGGTCATCTCCAGCACCGCCTGCACCCCGGCGGTGCCGGCAGAAACGGCCTTGGCCGCGACCGTGCTGTCGAGCGGGACGGTGATCGCGAACGAGCCGTCGTCGAGCAGATGGTGGACCGGAGTTTCGGTGGGTTCGACGTTTTCACAGCCTTCGACCGCGAGCATCGCGCCGCCGGCCCGCGCGCACGCGCTGCGGATCCGCTCGGCCGTCGTCGGTGCCGTGGTCGTTGTCGTCATCCCGCCTCCTCAGATAAGGTGAGCCTAACTTAACTAGGTCCACGCGGATCTCGCAAGGCTTTCGTGCAGCGGAACGGCATTACCGTAGGGAACCGATAGTGTTGTGCCGTGCCGCGCATCGCTTATCTGGGGCCTCAGGGGACCTTCACCGAGGTGGCGCTTCTGACGATGTCCGCCGAGGGCATGCTGCCCGGCGGGTCGGGCGCCGGTGAGGTGACCGCAGTCCCGACCGACAGCACCACCGGCGCGCTGGCCGCGGTCCGCAGCGGGGCCGCGGACTATG
This window harbors:
- a CDS encoding DUF2470 domain-containing protein, which gives rise to MTTTTTAPTTAERIRSACARAGGAMLAVEGCENVEPTETPVHHLLDDGSFAITVPLDSTVAAKAVSAGTAGVQAVLEMTDYAPLPLREPVRSLVWIRGRLHDVPAGEVPTLLDLVASEDPNPALLQVNSGPSDGDRGYALLRLEIDSVVVADSTGAESVGVSTLLDARPDPFCAMESCWLQHMESAHRDVVERLASRLPMSLRRGRVRPLGLDRYGVRLRVETDDGDHDVRLPFTKPVDDVTGLSQAIRVLMGCPFLNGLRARKL